The Akkermansia muciniphila genome includes the window GATGACTTCCGCCAGGGTGCCGGGCTTGTGCTGGATGCGGATGAGCAGGGACGTGCGGTCCCTGCCGCTGGGCTGCGTGTCCTGGCGGCCGATGACGACAAAGCGGGTGGTGTTGCCGGGCTGGTCCTGGATGTCCTCTTCCAGAATATTCAGGCCGAACAATTCCGCGGCCAGGGGGCAGCCCAGGGAGGCGCCGCCCATGGACGCGTTCTCCTTGGCAAGAATGCTGGCCTTGGTGGTGGAGGACGTCTCCACGACTTCCGCGTTCGGGAAGTGCCGCAGAATCCAGTTCCGCGTCTGGCCGAGCGCCTGGGGATGGGAATACAGGATGCGGATGTGCTCCCGCGGAACGTCCGCCATCAGGGCGTAGCGGATGTTCAGGTTGATCTGGGCGCAGATTTTCAGGGAGGAGGTGGCGAAGAGGTCCATGACGGTGGAGACGGCCCCTTCCGAGGAATTTTCCACGGGCACCACGCCGTACTGCGCCTTGCCCAGGTCAACCATGTCAAATACGTCCTTGAAGCTCTGGCAGGCGATCAGCTTGCAGCTCTTTCCGAACTGCTTGAGCGCGGCCTGATGGCTCCAGGTCCCCTTGGGGCCCAGGTAGGCGATGGTAAGGCCGCCTTCCAGGAAAAAGGAGCAGGAAATGATTTCACGGTAAATGGCCTGGAGGGAAGCCTCCGGAAGCACGCCCGCGTTCAGGCTGTTCAGCTTGTTGAGCAGGGCCGTTTCCCGTTCCGGAACGAAAATGGGGGAATCATGTTCCTTTTTAATGCGCCCGACTTCATGCACCCAGCGGGCGCGGTGTTTCAGCAGTTCCACGATTTGGGCGTCCACCTCGTCAATGGCCAGGCGCGCCTTCGCCAGGGCGGCGGTCTGTTCATCCGGATTTCCGCTTTTCTGCTGCCGGGGGGAAATGTCCGGAGAGGCTCCCTCTCCGTGGTTGGTATTCTCCATGTCTCTGTGAAAGCTGAGTGTTTAAAGCCGCGTCAGGGTAGCGGTTCCGGGGGGGCAAATCAAGATTAAAGGGGCGTTGCCTCCATGGCGGATTCTTCTTGCCTGCACGGAAGATGCGGGGTAGGTTTATTCCTCCTCAACATGATGAAGAAACCATTGTTACTGATTGCCGTGGCGTGCTGTGCGTGCGCCGTTTCCCATGTGGCCCGTGCCCAGAAGGCGGAGCCCGTGAACGTTTATGTTTCCG containing:
- the pheA gene encoding prephenate dehydratase, with protein sequence MENTNHGEGASPDISPRQQKSGNPDEQTAALAKARLAIDEVDAQIVELLKHRARWVHEVGRIKKEHDSPIFVPERETALLNKLNSLNAGVLPEASLQAIYREIISCSFFLEGGLTIAYLGPKGTWSHQAALKQFGKSCKLIACQSFKDVFDMVDLGKAQYGVVPVENSSEGAVSTVMDLFATSSLKICAQINLNIRYALMADVPREHIRILYSHPQALGQTRNWILRHFPNAEVVETSSTTKASILAKENASMGGASLGCPLAAELFGLNILEEDIQDQPGNTTRFVVIGRQDTQPSGRDRTSLLIRIQHKPGTLAEVINCFQRHNNNLIRIESRPSKAINWEYVFYIDAVGHIQESPLRETLPELEQHCSMLKILGSYADTDVV